Within Anolis sagrei isolate rAnoSag1 chromosome X, rAnoSag1.mat, whole genome shotgun sequence, the genomic segment ccaggagcagagaatgggaaatcttcctatttcttgtctgaacaaaatctggctaccagtatttaaaaaactctaaaattataattgtaaataaagaacaacactcaaacacaggggaactccagacaagaaacaatcagggccagctaatcatctctcaacaaaggattctccctaaaaactgtcaggctatgaaatggtaatcaaggtggccaattgaaacattaatacctacctccaacagacaagagttctttctcccaccctggatcttccacaattttcctagttaaaggttttcctctgacatgaagtccagtcgtgtctgactctagggtgtggtgctcatctgcatttctaagtcgaagagccggcgttgtccgtagacacctccaaggtcatgtggccggcatgactgcatggagcgccggggctcCATGGGcaacgtgagcctgccaagggaggagaagccccgcgcggcctactcgtGCATAAAGCACCTTGCGCATAaagctcacgctgcccatcaggcctgacagatagcgtgagccagccaagggaggggcactgtgtgtgtgtgtgtggggggggggtgctcctccacgggccagataagtgcccttggcaggccggaagtggcccgcgggccatagtttgaggacccctgacttagacgatgctactggaaagtGAGATTAACAGGAAAACATTGcttattatgtgtttttaatggtttttgtattatattgattttatattgattttataatgctgttttaaatgttttaatagtatattgtggatttttatgGCGTTGAATTGCTGCTTGAGAAAGGCGGgttagaaatatcgtaaataactaaataaaaaataaattttatggccagaatcactgagttgctgttagttttctgggctgtatggtcatgttctagaagcattttcttctgacgttgcTGCAAGGccaatcaatgctaatcaaggcgaccaattacaacattcatgcttgcctcaagtagacaagagttctttctgccaccTTGGAAattattgcacagatatataaaccccacttgcctagcttccaacagacctcacaacctctgagaatgcttgccataaatgcgggtgaaacatcaggagagaatgcttctggaacatgaccagacagcctggaaaactcatagcagttCCTTCTTTTGTCTGCAACCCTGTCTCAGGTGCAAACAGTGCTCCAGCACCCTCAAACCTGGAAACTTCAAAGCTGGGAAGGACCCGGGGACTTTTATCTGCAACGGACACGAACAACCGAATCTCCACCATGCCTCGCCTGTTAACCAAAGGACTCTCATTGGAGAGAATAAAACAACTGGTCTCCTTCCTACTTCAGGGAGCCGTTTGAAAGGGTTCGAATCCAAGATGCCTGAGCCGGAAACTCCGAAGCCAAGCCAGGCTCCTCAAAGGCTTGATGCTTTGAAAGCACCAGGAAAAGAATCCGCAGATTTGCGGAATCATAAGTCTGGCTCGGTAGCTTCTAATCCTAATTCACGTTGGTCGGACTTGAATACGGGGAATAAATCGGGTCGCAGTGAAATTTCGGTCGCTTCCCCAGTCCCTTCCCATTGGACACCAACGGCAGCCAAAACGCAGCAAGCCAGGGAGAAATTTTTCCAGGCATCAGCTCCATCTGCAGACAAAAAAGAACCCACAAAAAGTCAAGGTACTCCATTAAATTCTTCCCAGGTAGCTGGGAAGACAGCATTTTCCCAACCAGGGTCCAATGCAGGCAATAACGAAAAGGAACGAGCGCGGAATATCCTTATGAATGTGTTACCTGCACCACCGACGTCGACCAACAAGCTTCCGAATTTGAGCACCAGGTAAATACTTAGTATTTCACAGCCTTCGAACAAGTATATGAATCTCGGCTTCTGTGCCAATAAGTGCCAAGAACTCATGGAGACCCAATTAATTTCATGGTTTTCTTGTGCAAAGTGGTTTTGTTGGTTCTTGCCTCTGAAATCCAGCCTACAGCAACTAGGATTTGTtagtggtcttccatccaagtgctAATCAATAAGGGCACCTCCccctgcttccaagatcagacaagatctagtgcaggcatgggcaaacttgagccctccaggtgttttgtacttcaacttccacaattcctaacatcctcaggccccttccttttccacttaagctgttgaggggaaaaaggaaagggtctgaggctgttaggaattgtgggagttgatgtccaaaacacctggagggcccaagtttgaccatgcttGATCTAGTGCCCAAGTGCTGCTcatattatgtgccttcaaggtgctttccaacttatggcaaccccatagaTTTTACTGGATTTTTTTGCTTAGGGAATACTCAAATACAGTTGTCACATTCCCCTGAAATATAGGGTCCCCCAACTGAATAATAACTAGGATTGACCCCGTTTAGCTTTGTTGAGATTAACtccacaattcagcagcagatcagttgcacaacttcagcgctttccagtagcttcttcctgcacagtattttcagtcaactgctcccacaaactgcagtcactctggaactcttttccagacacttgagcacatgcccggccattgtcagttttaccattgtctttcccccagtctagatgatattacaaacttaccacagcatacagttatatcttgtcttagcagacgggttcttttaattacatatagccttcgacgaacaacatcacagcataaGGAGTGAAAtacacactgtacatgacttccttatatacaattctatataaTCACACAgggcaatctctgattggttcccaacccattaacttaactcagacccaggattacatcattcacaatcacctggactaggccagaacacattccccaaatgaagttctatatacagttaatgcatgactcagcatttccaatagaagcctattagcagtatATTAgctatatattacattacaatacattgtaaaacctgacaagctTCCAAGATCTGGCACTTATGGTGcatccacaataataataataataataataatcatcatcatcatcatcatcatcatcataattacctTTAGTTATATCCCAtcgccatctccccgaaggggactcggggcggctaacattaGGCCAAGCCAGAAGATAcaagaaaattaaataaaatacaaaatatagacaacaaaattaaatcaaaataaaatacagacaataacaataaaataaataaagcaaataaacataatacaaaatcgaacacaatgggcaggctgAAGTATGCTGTAATAAGCTAGTATgttatagtggtttgaatatttCACAAGGATTCTGGAGACCAACATTCAAATCCACTCTCAGTCATGGTTAATCATGGGGCGGCTTAAtgaccagctgcagctgcagtaaatcttgccaaccgaaaggctgacagttcaaagccgggtcagggtgagctcctgaccttcagactAGCTCCCCTGCCCACCTAgcggatcgaaaacagcaatgtgagtagatgaataggaaccgcattaagtagggaggtattttaggctcATGTTTCGGAGGCaggtttacaaacaaagaaagctctttagcaaggagatagagcaacagcaccccctgtggccaaaactgagcacaacctccaaaagatgctgaatgatgagtaaaagcctatatatacctctatatgttgtctgtcttgtcattgtataatcggcattaaATGCTTGCTGTATATGtcttctgtgatccgccctgagtcctcttcagggtgagaagggtggaatgtaagtactgtaaataaataagtaaatagaaaTATCCAGACAGAACTAAAATGAATACACAATGCTAAAACTCTAATAGATTGAAACACGAAAGGGCTCTGACCTTCTCCAATCCAAACTGGGTCTAAAGGTGTGTCTAggcaaatgcaggtattccaaaatctggaacaaATCCAAAGCACCCTCGagcccaagcatttcagattaaGGGAGAGTTTAATGGAGACATCCAAAGACGGCCAACATCTTTTCGATCCATTGCTGTTGGCTTGGAAATCTGGAAGAACTAAGGAAAACTTTGGCATCGGTACTCATCTCTTTTTTCTGTCTGCAGTGGCAAATCACCTCCTTCGCCTTTGCAGCATCTTGAGACCAAGAACGTCCCAACTAGTGAAATCTCAAAGCCTGTGGGTCGGCTCTCAGCCACAGAGAAGCCACAGACGGATCCTTTGGGAACTTCACCTGTGTCCAATTCTTCAGCCAGAAACCCTGGAAACCGAGCGGAGATCGGGTCAGCCACCCAGAACAGCTTCAAGGTTCAGTACAATGGACCCAAAGCCGACTCTGGACACAAAGCAGACTTTAAGGCTACTAAAGGTAATACATAGTCAATGTCATTGCCATTAAGGCTTCTAATGTTAAGACATTATGGGTATATTTTGGAATGGAATGCCTGTATGTAGAACGGAAGGTtcaggttctcagcttgggagtgatcctggactcatcgctgagcctggaactcagGTCTCAGAGGTGGCCAAGAGaaattttgcacaattaaaacttgtgcaccagctgcgcccgtatcttgggaagtctgacttggccacggtggtccacgctctggttacatcccatatagactactgcaacgctctctatgtggtgttgcctctgaagactgcccggaagctgcaattagtccaacgagcggcagccagattactaactggagcggggtacagggagcatactactcctctgctgtgcctgctccattggctgccaattagcttctgagcacaattcaaagtgctagtattgacctataaattcctaaacgactccggcccagtttacctgttcgaacggattctcccctatgaaccatcaaggttgttaagatcttctggtgggtccctgctctcggtcccaccaccctcacaatcgcgtctggtggggacgagggacagggccttctccatggtggcccctcggatctggaactctctcccactggagattagtactgccccttccctcctgacctttagaaagttggtgaaaacctggctctggaacctggcatttgatgagtgagtcaataacccttgaccacacggacagatGGGGATGAATTATGATTTTattctgatgacttggccttatgtaatatatgattgtattttaatgtgtttttatagagttttatagcatgtgatgttttaactattgtgtatgaacttctctgttgtaaaccggcctgagtccctcgtcggagatgagaagaccagtatataaaagttctaaataaataataataaataaatacaacttccagaaatgaaccCGGAAAGCTTCCCCAAGATTCTGCATCCAGCGCCTGAATTCTAGCATGTGTTATGCAAATTAGCTGCATTTGCATTTTTGCATGGATTTTGCATACTTGATGTGTGAATTTGGTTCTACTTATGCCACCCATGAGCCATCCAGAACCTTTATGTTTCCTGTCTCTAGTTGGAGGAATGACTGCTGTGGAAGAGAAATCGGAGAGCCCTGCAGAGTGGAGATCGAGATTGAAACCGGTGGCCAACAAGTGAGTTGAGCTGCTCAAGAGCTTTTATTGGGCAGAGTAAGTCTTTTCTTATTTTCTAGCTGCTAGGGTTTAGTTACACATCTatcctactatttatttatcatatcaggagtgaaccaagagtgcagttattttaaaaaacacaaagttttaaaacttggcaattatattaaatatcctttgaccagccgctggccacttggagtgcctctggtgttgctataaggaggtcctccattgtgcatgtggctgggctcaggctgcattgtagtaggtggtctactCTCCTCCAACGAGTAAGTGGAGAAAACGAGAAAGCAATTGcaatacaaatttatttatttatttatttagagtttttataacccagtcttctcaacctccgaagagggactcagcccagctaacaacagaaaattcatacacaaataagctaaaacacaataacatcataatacattaatacattaaaatacattacaatacagatCAAATAATTACATACAGCCAAATCGTAAAATCACagattcatcaccatccgccagtgtggtcagccgttattgactcgatcatcattctgagaatgctatatcccagagccaagattttaccagctttctgaaagttaggagggaaggggcagatctaatctccatcatgagagagttccagagtcgaggggacaccaccgagaaggccctgtccctcgcccccatcagacgcgattgcgaaggtggtgggaccgagagcagggcccctccagaagatcttaacaaccttgatggttcgtaggggagaatccgtttggacaggtaaactgggctggagccatttagggatttataggtcaacaccagcactttgaattgtgttcagaagctaattgtcagccagtggagctggcgcaacagaggagtagtatgctccctgtaccctgctcctgttagtaatctggctgccgtttgttggactaattgcagcttccgggcagtcttcagaggcaaccccacatagagagcattgcagtagtctatacaggatggtACTggaaattcatcaccatccgtcagtgtggtcaagggttattgactcactcatcaaagagccaggttttcaccaactttctaaaggtcaggagagaaggggcagttttaatctccagtgggagagagttccagagccgaggggccaccaacaagaaggccctgtcccttgtctccaccagggcccctccggaagatcttaacaaccttgatggctcgtaggggagaatccgttcagacaggtaaactgggccggagccgtttagggatttataggtcaacaccagcactttgaattgtgctcggaagctaattggcagccagttgagctgacgcaacagaggagtagtatgctccctgtacccgctcctgttagtaatctggctgtcgTTGATTGGACTaattgtagcttccgggcagtcttcagaggcaaccccacatagagagcgttgcagtagtctatatgggatgtaaccagagtgaaGACCACCATGGCcatgtcagacttcccaaggtacgggtgcagctggcgcacaagttttaattgtgcaaaagctcccctgaccaccgccgggatttggggttccaggctcagcaatgagtccaggatcactcccaagctgcgaacctgtgccttcagggggagcgttaccccgtccaacacaggctgtaaccctatgccctgttcggcctttcgactgaccaggagtacctctgtcttttctggatttagtttcaatttgttctctctcatccagtccgttacagcagccaagcaccggttcaggacttgaacagcctccttagtagcaggtgggaaggaggttGCTATCTCAGTAGTGTTGATCAACTATGTCTCCCTCCCTGTAGGATCTCAGACCGTCGTGATGCCAGGCCGGTCCCTAAACCTGCAGAAATCCACAAAACGGTGGTCAATGTCTCCGTGAGACCCATGCCAGAGGACCAGAAGCCAGTGATCCCACCAGCCATTCAGGAAACTGGTATGGATAGCAGGGTGAAATCAATTTAAAAAGTCCaaccttctgcaatgcaggaagacaccatccaatccctcccaacagatggccatctagcctctgctttaaTACCTCCAGAGGAGATTCCACTAGGCAGCATACTCCACTGAATTGTcctaatattttcatattttttcatGACAGCACCCTCGCCCAAttctcttccaaagaagaaaCTCTTGGTGCCTCAAGTGGATCTTTCCAGCGGGTGGCAGAAAACCAAGCAACCCTGGGATGGTCCCCAAACAAACCAAAAGCTGGAGGTACCAGGTCCCCCCAAAGTTGCAGTTGCACCCGGTAAGCTTTGGCATATTTCAGTCTATTTAAATGCATTTAGAAAGGATCTTTAGCATTCACAAATGCAATATGAAAGAGAAAGCAATGGAGAAGCGGAGAACTGTCAGGGACTTACAGAGCTCCATTGAACCTGGGagacctgaataataataataataataataataataataataataataaccaccaccatcatcatcatccaatttGCTTCTCTTAAATAAGACTCAAAGCTCACAATACTGAAAACAGAACAAAttgcaatttaaaacctaaaacccAAATCCCCCAATTTGGTTGAATTTCGCCCTTGAGGGTACCATAAAGGGTgtcatctccactgtagaattcagtttggcaccacttgaaccgccatgactcaatgtttcAGAATCCTGGGACTTTTGGAAAATGGTAAATCTCCATaactttttggagattttatgatctttggaaaggcatgaccttgttagaaatcataaccttttggaaaaatgatgccataaccttttgggaaaatggtattcatgcaaggcagttaggtttctcagctgttaaatggatgtacctaggtatgtctttgaactattAGGgacaatgcacaaaaacacataccGTATATctgcatttttcaacctgggggtcgggtggcgaaggggtatcagaggggtctctaaaaccatcataaaacacagtattttctgttggtgatgggggttctgtgtgggaagtttggcccaattctgtcgttggtggggttcagaatgctctttgattgtaggtgaactatgaatcacagcaactacaatgtcatggtctattttccccaaactcacatttgggcataattgagtattcatgtcaagcttggtccagatccattttttgtgtgtccacagtgctctctgtatgtaggtgaactacaactccaaaactcaaggtcaatgcccaccaaacccttccagtattttctcttggtcatgggagttctgtgtgccaagtttggtctagacccatcattgtttgagtccaaagtgctctctgggtgtaggtgaactacaactccagaactcaaggtcaatgcccaccaaacccttccagtattttctcttggtcatgggagttctgtgtgccaagtttggtctagacccatcattgtttgagtccaaagtgctctctgggtgtaggtgaactacagctccagaactcaaggtcaatgcccaccaaacccttccagtattttctcttggtcatgagagttctgtgtgccaagtttggttcaattccatcattggtggagttcagaatgttcattgatcgtaggtgaactataaatcccagcaactacaactcccaaatgacaaaatcaatcccctccaaccccaccagtattcaaatttggtcaagtgaatgaaaacacatatcagatatttacatgatgattcataacaggagaaaaataacagttatgaagtatcaacggAAATGATGTTAtgattgggagtcaccacaacatgaggatctatGTTAATGGTTGCaacattaggaagcttgagaagcactgccatatatatagggcggggggggggggggatttcagaagtgttcttttagttgccccaaaacatctactctcacTTAAAACATacttgcctttaaatcatgctatcaagagacaaaataagtaacatagttggtttcacaaacttcatgtattcagcttacaggtactttgcttatcaatccaggtacagataggatttgaagtagtttctctgtgtagataacatagggcatctttcttataatcattgtccaaagtccaaagcatctctctggtctaAGAGTCTAATAGACTCTCTGTAGTCTGTTTCAACTAATTTCTAAAAGCATAatctgtttctactgaagtctaagcatactgttcctactgtttctaaaatggagtctgagtcctgaacaagcccagatctgatcacatggtctgcattcCCTCtccatctatatacataaaaatgtcatgttcgtttgtgggactaacagaactcaaaaaacactggacgaattgacaccaaatttggacacaagacatctaacaacccaatgtatgtcctttactcaaaaaaaattgatcttgtcatttgggagttgtagttgctgggatttgtagttcacctacaatcaaacgttctgacccccaccaacgatggaattgaaccaaacttggcacacagttttcccatgacccatagaaaatactggaagggtttggtggcagtgtcctttggttttggaagtgtagttcacctacattcaaagatgactgtggattcaaacaatgatggacctggaccaaactctacacgaatactcaatatgcccaaatgtgaacactggtagagtttggggaaaatagaatcttgacatttggaagttgtagttgctgggatttatagttcacctacagtcaaagagtattctgaaccccaccaatggtagaattgggccaaacctcctgcacagaacccctatgtgggccacagcaacacgtggcaggggacggctagtgttggATAATCTCCTATGTCCATAGGATGGGAAATTGCTTTATTTGGGTTTCCGCACTCTCCCAGTTACCTTGGGCATGTCTGTTTGGGGATAATGGAAAGCTGTAGTCCCAAAAGAATTTTCCCAAAGGCTGGGCATTTCTAAATAAGGAAGAAATATCACAAGCATGGGGACATGACCAAAAAGATCCTGCCATTTGTTTGTAAGGCTTTCTCCAGTTCATGATCTTAATCCCCCAAAAGGGCAAGAATAAGGCTGGCATCAATAGTCTTAAGtgattttttcccttcttttcttcctagtCAGACCCTCCTCTCCCAAAATCTCCCAGAAGCCTCCAAACAAACAAGTGGTGTCTCCATCAAAggtttgttgctattgttattgtgtcCAACTCATGGTGACACTAAAGCACAccaataatattactaatagtatgAATACTAGTTGCACTATTAGTATGAATGAAAATAGTAACTAGCTCTATAACTATTAGTATTAATAGTGACAGTAATGCTCGTTGCATCATTAATATTACTAGTAGTATTAATACTAGTTTCACTATTAGTATGAGTGGAAATAGTAACTAGTTCTATAACTATTAGTATTAATAGTGACATTAATGTTCATTGCATCATTAATATTACTAGTAGTATTAATACTATTGCACTATTAGTATGAATGGAAATAGTAACTAGCTCTATAACTATTAGTATTAATAGTGACAGTAATGCTCATTGCATCATTAATATTACTAGTAGTATTAATACTAGTTTCACTATTAGTATGAGTGGAAATAGTAACTAGctctataattattaatattaatagtgaCATTAATGCTCGTTGCACAGTATTAGTCCTATTCTCAGTAGGACTAATACTGTGCATTAGTATTAGGACTAATACTAAGACCATTAGTCCTACTGAGAATAGGACTAATACTAGAAGTATTAGTCCTACTGGCACTATTAGTACTGCTGGCAACATTATTACTGGCATGTTAGTACCATTTGATCAAGTAACATGAAGGGCAATAGTACTATTATTGGCAGCATTCACACTACTTGAAACATTAGTAGTACTGTCAATAGTATTTCTAGCAGTGTTACTAATACTTGCACTATTAATGCTATTGGAAATAGTATTACTAGCCATTTCTTGGTATTACTAGCTACTACTTGCCACTACTTACACTATTACTAGTGGTATTCATGCTACTACTCTTAGTACttctagtaatagtaataatattagcaC encodes:
- the LOC132782138 gene encoding MICAL-like protein 2; protein product: MAAIQALQQWCKQQCQGYKDVNITNMTTSFRDGLAFCAILHRHRPDLINFSSLRKENVYENNELAFKVAETELGIPALLDAEDMVALKVPDRLSILTYVSQYYNYFHGRSPIGGMAGVKRSPSNASEEPAGKKVISEPEKPAPAKPSPVYMPPEPKTNPALKGKENAPVEARQRILAENTSLRNSNCTICGGHVHLVQRLLMDGKLYHRSCFRCKQCSSTLKPGNFKAGKDPGTFICNGHEQPNLHHASPVNQRTLIGENKTTGLLPTSGSRLKGFESKMPEPETPKPSQAPQRLDALKAPGKESADLRNHKSGSVASNPNSRWSDLNTGNKSGRSEISVASPVPSHWTPTAAKTQQAREKFFQASAPSADKKEPTKSQGTPLNSSQVAGKTAFSQPGSNAGNNEKERARNILMNVLPAPPTSTNKLPNLSTSGKSPPSPLQHLETKNVPTSEISKPVGRLSATEKPQTDPLGTSPVSNSSARNPGNRAEIGSATQNSFKVQYNGPKADSGHKADFKATKVGGMTAVEEKSESPAEWRSRLKPVANKISDRRDARPVPKPAEIHKTVVNVSVRPMPEDQKPVIPPAIQETAPSPNSLPKKKLLVPQVDLSSGWQKTKQPWDGPQTNQKLEVPGPPKVAVAPVRPSSPKISQKPPNKQVVSPSKRHPDYIPEEKIQTEVRQIEKQLDQLELQGVDLEKQLRGCEGDEREDALMVEWFKLIHEKQLLLRRESELMHKMNQQKLEEKQWDIETELRTLMSKSDFVKTSKERKREEELLKLYVETVNDRNKIVEDLDEDRLREQEEDEVLAAMIQRLDGPRNTQESEKKKPKFGLFKLWLN